From bacterium, one genomic window encodes:
- a CDS encoding cobalamin B12-binding domain-containing protein — MVATKTIRVVVAKPGLDGHDRGARVIARALRDAGMEVIYTGLHQTPERIARACVDEDAEVCCLSILSGAHRTLVPEVIRMLAEQGRPDVAVLAGGIIPDSDIPELIKAGCKGVAGPGTSLDEIVEMVRKFAAEAVTR; from the coding sequence ATGGTTGCAACAAAAACAATCCGGGTAGTCGTAGCCAAGCCGGGGCTTGACGGGCACGACCGCGGCGCGAGGGTGATCGCGCGCGCGCTGCGCGACGCGGGGATGGAAGTCATCTATACCGGCCTTCATCAAACGCCGGAGCGCATCGCCCGCGCCTGCGTGGACGAAGATGCGGAGGTGTGTTGCCTGTCCATCCTTTCGGGCGCGCACAGGACACTGGTGCCGGAAGTGATTAGAATGCTGGCCGAACAAGGCAGGCCGGATGTGGCGGTGCTGGCCGGCGGGATCATTCCGGATTCGGATATTCCCGAGCTGATAAAGGCCGGATGCAAAGGCGTTGCGGGGCCCGGCACAAGTCTCGATGAAATTGTGGAAATGGTCAGAAAGTTTGCTGCAGAGGCGGTAACGAGATAG